In the Streptomyces formicae genome, one interval contains:
- the kdpB gene encoding potassium-transporting ATPase subunit KdpB: MSTPIKKHEERTTAPATALAPHPDVPSGNKSADDGKVGAGLFDPAQLLKSLPDAVRKLHPRVMVKSPVMFVVLVGSVVTTVLAVKDPGDWFGWAIAAWLWLTTIFANLAEAVAEGRGKAQADTLRKAKTDTVARRLTGGTEESVPGTELRIGDLVVCEAGDIIPGDGDVVEGVASVDESAITGESAPVIRESGGDRSAVTGGTKVLSDRIVIKITTKPGETFIDRMINLVEGAARQKTPNEIALNILLASLTIVFLLAVVTLKPFAIYAGADDQTSMIVLTALLVCLIPTTIGALLSAIGIAGMDRLVQRNVLAMSGRAVEAAGDVSTLLLDKTGTITLGNRQAAEFVPVRGTTEAEVADAAQLSSLADETPEGRSIVVLAKEKYGLRERHQGELTGAEWVPFTAQTRMSGVDVDGRKVRKGATGSVVAWVKERGGEVAEDAQELNDRISQAGGTPLLVALEDADGARVLGVIHLKDVVKEGMRERFDELRRMGIKTVMITGDNPLTAKAIADEAGVDDFLAEATPEDKMALIKREQAGGKLVAMTGDGTNDAPALAQADVGVAMNTGTSAAKEAGNMVDLDSNPTKLIEIVEIGKQLLITRGALTTFSIANDVAKYFAIIPAMFAVAYPSLDKLNIMNLSSPESAILSAVIFNALIIIALVPLALKGVRYRPMSADKMLRRNLGIYGLGGLVAPFIGIKIIDVLLSLIPGIG; this comes from the coding sequence ATGAGCACACCCATCAAGAAGCACGAGGAGCGGACCACCGCTCCGGCCACCGCCCTCGCGCCCCACCCGGACGTCCCCAGCGGCAACAAGTCCGCCGACGACGGCAAGGTCGGCGCGGGCCTCTTCGACCCCGCCCAGCTCCTGAAGTCGCTGCCGGACGCGGTCCGCAAGCTGCACCCGCGGGTCATGGTCAAGTCCCCGGTCATGTTCGTGGTCCTGGTCGGCTCGGTGGTCACCACCGTGCTCGCCGTGAAGGACCCGGGCGACTGGTTCGGCTGGGCGATCGCCGCCTGGCTCTGGCTGACCACGATCTTCGCCAACCTCGCGGAGGCGGTCGCCGAGGGCCGCGGCAAGGCGCAGGCCGACACCCTGCGCAAGGCCAAGACCGACACCGTCGCGCGCCGTCTGACCGGCGGTACGGAGGAGTCGGTGCCCGGCACCGAGCTGCGCATCGGCGACCTGGTCGTCTGCGAGGCGGGCGACATCATCCCCGGCGACGGTGACGTCGTCGAGGGCGTGGCCTCGGTCGACGAGTCCGCGATCACCGGCGAATCGGCCCCCGTCATCCGGGAGTCGGGCGGTGACAGGTCCGCCGTCACGGGCGGGACGAAGGTCCTCTCCGACCGCATCGTCATCAAGATCACGACGAAGCCCGGCGAGACGTTCATCGACCGCATGATCAACCTGGTCGAGGGCGCGGCCCGGCAGAAGACGCCCAACGAGATCGCGCTGAACATCCTCCTCGCGTCCCTCACCATCGTCTTCCTGCTCGCCGTCGTCACCCTCAAGCCCTTCGCCATCTACGCGGGGGCCGACGACCAGACCTCGATGATCGTCCTGACGGCACTGCTCGTCTGCCTGATCCCGACGACCATCGGCGCGCTGCTCTCCGCGATCGGCATCGCGGGCATGGACCGCCTGGTCCAGCGCAACGTCCTCGCCATGTCCGGCAGGGCGGTCGAGGCGGCGGGCGACGTGTCGACCCTGCTCCTGGACAAGACCGGCACCATCACCCTCGGCAACCGCCAGGCCGCCGAGTTCGTGCCGGTGCGCGGCACCACCGAGGCCGAGGTCGCCGACGCCGCCCAGCTCTCCTCGCTGGCCGACGAGACCCCCGAGGGCCGCTCCATCGTCGTACTCGCCAAGGAGAAGTACGGCCTGCGCGAGCGCCACCAGGGCGAGCTGACCGGCGCCGAGTGGGTGCCGTTCACGGCGCAGACCCGGATGTCGGGCGTGGACGTCGACGGACGCAAGGTGCGCAAGGGCGCGACGGGATCGGTCGTCGCCTGGGTCAAGGAACGTGGTGGCGAGGTCGCCGAGGATGCGCAGGAACTCAACGACCGCATTTCACAGGCTGGTGGCACGCCGCTCCTTGTGGCTCTGGAAGATGCTGACGGTGCGCGCGTCCTCGGGGTGATCCACCTCAAGGACGTGGTCAAGGAGGGCATGCGCGAGCGGTTCGACGAACTGCGCCGCATGGGCATCAAGACCGTCATGATCACGGGCGACAACCCGCTGACCGCCAAGGCGATCGCGGACGAGGCGGGCGTGGACGACTTCCTCGCCGAGGCCACGCCCGAGGACAAGATGGCGCTGATCAAGCGGGAGCAGGCGGGCGGCAAGCTGGTCGCGATGACGGGCGACGGTACGAACGACGCGCCCGCGCTCGCCCAGGCGGACGTCGGCGTGGCCATGAACACCGGTACCTCGGCCGCCAAGGAGGCCGGGAACATGGTGGACCTGGACTCCAACCCGACCAAGCTCATCGAGATCGTCGAGATCGGCAAGCAACTCCTCATCACCCGGGGCGCGCTCACGACCTTCTCGATCGCCAACGACGTCGCGAAGTACTTCGCGATCATCCCCGCCATGTTCGCGGTCGCCTATCCCTCGCTCGACAAGCTCAACATCATGAACTTGTCGTCGCCCGAGTCGGCGATCCTCTCCGCGGTCATCTTCAACGCGCTGATCATCATCGCGCTGGTGCCGCTCGCGCTGAAGGGCGTGCGGTACCGGCCGATGAGCGCCGACAAGATGCTCCGGCGCAACCTCGGGATCTACGGCCTCGGCGGGCTCGTCGCGCCCTTCATCGGCATCAAGATCATCGACGTACTCCTCTCCCTCATCCCCGGAATCGGTTGA
- the kdpA gene encoding potassium-transporting ATPase subunit KdpA encodes MSPVLAGVLQLLALIAALALAYRPLGDYMAHVYSSKKHLRAEKWIYKAIGANPDTEMRWPAYLRGVLAFSAVGVLFLYLLQRLQGSLPGSLGFRSIDPDQAFNTAASFVANTNWQSYSGEQAMGHVVQTAGLAVQNFVSAAVGIAVAVALVRGFARARTGELGNFWADLVRGVVRVLIPISVIGALVLVACGAIQNFSGIHEVGQFLGGKQEWNGGAVASQEVIKELGTNGGGYFNANSAHPFENPNGLSNLFEVFLILVIPFALTRTFGTMVGSVRQGYAILATMATIWIGFTALMMWTEFHHGGPAFDVAGGAMEGKETRFGIGGSAIFSVATTLTSTGAVNSFHSSNTGFGGGIDMLGMQLGEIAPGGVGSGLYGMLIMAIIAVFIAGLMVGRTPEYLGKKIGTREIKLAACYILITPALVLGFTAVSMALPTPKDSMLNTGAHGFSEILYAFTSGANNNGSAFGGLSADTTWFNTTIGLAMLLGRFLPMVFVLALAGSLAEQKPIPATAGTLRTEKPLFTGLLVGTIMIITGLTYFPALALGPLAEGLAS; translated from the coding sequence ATGAGCCCCGTCCTCGCTGGTGTGCTCCAGCTGCTCGCGCTGATAGCGGCGCTTGCCCTCGCCTACCGCCCGCTCGGCGACTACATGGCCCACGTCTACTCCTCGAAGAAGCACCTTCGCGCGGAGAAGTGGATCTACAAGGCCATCGGCGCCAACCCGGACACCGAGATGCGCTGGCCCGCGTACCTGCGCGGCGTCCTCGCCTTCTCCGCGGTCGGCGTCCTCTTCCTCTACCTGCTGCAGCGGCTCCAGGGCTCGCTGCCCGGATCGCTCGGCTTCCGGTCGATCGACCCGGACCAGGCGTTCAACACCGCCGCGTCCTTCGTCGCCAACACCAACTGGCAGTCGTACTCCGGCGAACAGGCCATGGGCCACGTCGTGCAGACCGCCGGTCTCGCCGTACAGAACTTCGTCTCGGCGGCCGTGGGGATCGCCGTGGCGGTGGCCCTGGTCCGCGGCTTCGCGCGCGCCCGCACCGGTGAGCTCGGCAACTTCTGGGCCGACCTGGTGCGTGGCGTCGTCCGCGTCCTGATCCCGATCTCCGTGATCGGCGCGCTCGTCCTGGTCGCCTGCGGTGCCATCCAGAACTTCTCCGGCATCCACGAGGTCGGCCAGTTCCTCGGCGGCAAGCAGGAGTGGAACGGCGGTGCCGTCGCTTCCCAGGAGGTCATCAAGGAGCTGGGCACCAACGGAGGCGGCTACTTCAACGCCAACTCCGCCCACCCCTTCGAGAACCCCAACGGACTCTCCAACCTCTTCGAGGTCTTCCTGATCCTCGTCATCCCGTTCGCGCTGACCCGCACCTTCGGCACGATGGTCGGCTCGGTGCGGCAGGGCTACGCGATCCTCGCCACGATGGCGACGATCTGGATCGGCTTCACGGCGCTGATGATGTGGACCGAGTTCCACCACGGCGGCCCGGCCTTCGACGTCGCGGGCGGCGCGATGGAGGGCAAGGAGACCCGGTTCGGCATCGGCGGTTCGGCGATCTTCTCGGTCGCCACCACGCTGACCTCCACGGGCGCGGTCAACTCCTTCCACTCCTCCAACACCGGCTTCGGCGGCGGCATCGACATGCTGGGCATGCAGCTCGGCGAGATCGCTCCGGGCGGTGTCGGTTCCGGCCTCTACGGCATGCTGATCATGGCGATCATCGCGGTGTTCATCGCGGGCCTGATGGTCGGCCGTACGCCGGAGTACCTGGGCAAGAAGATCGGCACCCGCGAGATCAAGCTCGCGGCCTGCTACATCCTCATCACGCCCGCGCTCGTCCTCGGCTTCACCGCGGTGTCGATGGCGCTGCCCACGCCCAAGGACTCGATGCTCAACACCGGGGCGCACGGCTTCTCCGAGATCCTGTACGCCTTCACGTCCGGCGCCAACAACAACGGCTCGGCGTTCGGCGGTCTGAGCGCGGACACCACCTGGTTCAACACCACGATCGGCCTCGCGATGCTGCTCGGCCGCTTCCTGCCCATGGTGTTCGTCCTCGCGCTCGCGGGCTCGCTCGCCGAGCAGAAGCCGATCCCGGCCACCGCGGGCACCCTGCGCACCGAAAAGCCGCTGTTCACCGGTCTGCTGGTCGGCACCATCATGATCATCACCGGTCTCACCTACTTCCCCGCCCTCGCGCTGGGACCGCTTGCCGAGGGGCTGGCGTCATGA
- the kdpF gene encoding K(+)-transporting ATPase subunit F produces MTAENIVGLIVAVALLGYLVLALVFPERF; encoded by the coding sequence GTGACCGCCGAGAACATCGTCGGCCTGATCGTGGCCGTCGCCCTGCTGGGCTATCTCGTCCTCGCCCTCGTCTTCCCGGAGAGGTTCTGA
- a CDS encoding APC family permease has product MSVLTSEPGTASRDEDPPDSGDKHRLTVVTGLAALSLDAMASVAYGPEAIVLVLAAAGGYGLGFTLPVTLAIAALLAVLVASYRQVIAAFPDGGGSYAVAKTHLGRRTSLVAAASLVLDYVLNVAVAVTAGVAALTSAFPSLYGERLWICLAVLVLITAINLRGIVDSARAFIVPTAVFVLSMLTLIAVGLFRSAPVSTEAAQGHASVVADNATTVGALLLLKAFASGCSALTGVEAIANAVPSFRAPRARRAKDAEIALGAVLGVMLIGLAVLISRFHLQPVEGVTVLAQLADASLGHNAAFYVIQFATMILLALSANTSFGGLPVLLKLLARDNFLPHVFALKADRQVHRHGVLTLAAISAALLVFSGGDTNTLVPLFAIGVFVGFTIAQTGMVLHWRRERSPKWRGKALLNGLGAVLTGVSAVVVTATKFHEGAWLIVIALPLLVAAFETVHRAYARIGERLGLGRVPECPHRDRSLVIVPVSSLSRLTSEALTAAVSLGDEVRAVTVCHPDPEDRAQVEALERDWALWGPGVDLVRVPAERRTLGRPIAAYVRAIEEARPGTRVTVLIPEVEPARAWQRILQNQRGAVVAHAVRRDTDAAICRLRFRLS; this is encoded by the coding sequence ATGTCCGTCCTGACCAGTGAGCCGGGAACCGCCTCCCGCGACGAGGACCCGCCCGATAGCGGGGACAAGCACCGGCTCACCGTCGTCACCGGGCTCGCGGCCCTCTCCCTGGACGCGATGGCGTCCGTCGCGTACGGCCCCGAGGCGATCGTGCTCGTCCTCGCCGCCGCGGGCGGCTACGGCCTCGGCTTCACCCTGCCGGTCACCCTCGCGATCGCCGCCCTGCTCGCGGTCCTGGTCGCCTCCTACCGCCAGGTGATCGCCGCCTTCCCCGACGGCGGCGGCTCCTACGCCGTGGCCAAGACCCACCTCGGCCGCCGCACCAGCCTGGTCGCCGCCGCGTCCCTCGTGCTCGACTACGTCCTGAACGTCGCGGTCGCCGTCACCGCCGGGGTCGCCGCCCTGACCTCGGCCTTTCCCTCGCTGTACGGCGAGCGGCTGTGGATCTGCCTGGCCGTGCTCGTCCTGATCACCGCGATCAACCTGCGCGGCATCGTCGACTCCGCACGGGCCTTCATCGTCCCGACCGCGGTCTTCGTCCTCTCGATGCTCACCCTGATCGCCGTCGGCCTCTTCCGCTCCGCGCCCGTCAGCACCGAGGCCGCGCAGGGCCACGCCTCGGTCGTCGCCGACAACGCCACCACCGTCGGCGCCCTGCTCCTCCTGAAGGCCTTCGCCTCCGGCTGCTCCGCGCTCACCGGCGTCGAGGCCATCGCCAACGCCGTGCCGTCCTTCCGCGCCCCGCGCGCCAGGCGCGCCAAGGACGCGGAGATCGCCCTCGGCGCGGTACTCGGCGTCATGCTGATCGGCCTCGCCGTGCTGATCTCCCGCTTCCACCTCCAGCCGGTCGAGGGCGTCACCGTCCTCGCCCAGCTCGCGGACGCCTCGCTCGGCCACAACGCGGCCTTCTACGTCATCCAGTTCGCGACGATGATCCTGCTCGCCCTCTCCGCGAACACCTCCTTCGGCGGCCTGCCCGTTCTCCTGAAGCTGCTCGCCCGCGACAACTTCCTGCCGCACGTCTTCGCCCTCAAGGCCGACCGCCAGGTCCACCGGCACGGCGTCCTCACCCTCGCCGCGATCTCCGCCGCCCTGCTCGTCTTCTCCGGCGGCGACACCAACACCCTCGTGCCGCTCTTCGCCATCGGCGTGTTCGTCGGCTTCACCATCGCGCAGACCGGCATGGTCCTGCACTGGCGCCGCGAGCGGAGCCCGAAGTGGCGCGGCAAGGCCCTCCTGAACGGTCTGGGAGCGGTCCTGACCGGCGTCAGCGCGGTCGTCGTCACCGCCACCAAGTTCCATGAGGGCGCCTGGCTGATCGTGATCGCCCTGCCCCTCCTGGTCGCCGCCTTCGAGACCGTCCACCGGGCCTACGCCCGCATCGGCGAGCGCCTCGGCCTCGGCCGCGTACCGGAGTGCCCGCACCGCGACCGCTCCCTGGTGATCGTCCCCGTCTCCTCCCTGTCCCGCCTGACCAGCGAGGCCCTGACCGCCGCCGTCTCGCTCGGCGACGAGGTCCGCGCGGTGACCGTCTGCCACCCCGACCCGGAGGACCGGGCGCAGGTGGAGGCCCTGGAGCGGGACTGGGCACTGTGGGGCCCCGGTGTGGACCTGGTCCGCGTCCCCGCCGAGCGCCGCACCCTCGGCAGGCCCATCGCCGCGTACGTACGAGCGATCGAGGAGGCCCGCCCCGGCACCCGCGTCACCGTGCTGATCCCCGAGGTCGAACCGGCCCGCGCCTGGCAGCGGATCCTGCAGAACCAGCGCGGCGCCGTGGTCGCCCACGCGGTCCGCAGGGACACCGACGCGGCCATCTGCCGCCTGCGCTTCCGGCTCTCGTAA
- a CDS encoding amino acid transporter, translated as MTATARRHLRAWLLEGITEQSARHQGPHSTPPAEHQGHRWWRVMCLTGVDYFSTLGYQPGIAALAAGLLSPLATLVLIALTLLGALPVYRRVAKESPHGEGSIHMLERLLPWWSGKIFVLVLLGFAATDFIITITLSAADASAHVVENPFAPHWLDGENVLITLVLIAALGAVFLKGFREAIGVAVALVGVFLTLNLVVLATSVWLVLSEPVRVGDWWSAMTAEHSSPFVMVGVALLVFPKLALGMSGFETGVAVMPQVRGDDTDTYEKPAGRIRDTRKLLTTAALLMSCFLLLSSLATTILIPQGDFEKGGPANGRALAYLAHEHLGEVFGTLYDVSTIAILWFAGASALAGLLNIVPRYLPRYGMAPEWTRAVRPLVLVFMAIAVAITLWFNADVDAQSGAYATGVLVLMLSAAFASTVAVRHRGHRAATLGFGLITAVFAYTLVTNVVERPDGIKIAALFILGIVLTSFASRVHRAFELRSTGVVFDETAARLIDEVAASGPVRIIANEPQEHSTAEYRAKEYSQREQTHIPDGKPVLFLEVLVRNSSDFTTSLTVCGDEKHHSRRLRVAGPGVPNTIAAVLIEIRDRTGQVPHAYFNWTEGNPISHLLRFLVFGDGEVAPVTREVLRRAEPDPERRPRVHVG; from the coding sequence ATGACCGCGACGGCACGACGGCACCTGCGCGCCTGGCTCCTCGAAGGAATCACCGAGCAGTCCGCGCGGCACCAGGGCCCGCACTCCACCCCGCCCGCCGAGCACCAGGGCCACAGGTGGTGGCGCGTGATGTGCCTGACCGGCGTGGACTACTTCTCCACGCTCGGCTACCAGCCGGGCATCGCGGCCCTCGCCGCCGGACTGCTCTCGCCGCTCGCCACCCTGGTCCTCATCGCCCTGACGCTCCTCGGCGCGCTGCCCGTCTACCGCAGGGTGGCCAAGGAGTCGCCGCACGGCGAGGGCTCGATCCACATGCTGGAGCGGCTGCTCCCGTGGTGGTCGGGGAAGATATTCGTCCTCGTCCTGCTCGGGTTCGCCGCCACGGACTTCATCATCACCATCACGCTGTCCGCCGCGGACGCCTCCGCGCACGTCGTGGAGAACCCCTTCGCCCCGCACTGGCTGGACGGCGAGAACGTCCTGATCACCCTCGTCCTGATCGCGGCGCTCGGCGCGGTCTTCCTCAAGGGGTTCCGCGAGGCGATCGGGGTGGCCGTCGCCCTGGTCGGGGTCTTCCTCACGCTCAACCTGGTCGTGCTCGCCACCTCGGTGTGGCTGGTGCTCAGCGAGCCGGTGCGCGTCGGCGACTGGTGGAGCGCGATGACGGCCGAGCACTCCTCGCCGTTCGTCATGGTCGGCGTCGCGCTGCTCGTCTTCCCGAAGCTGGCACTCGGCATGTCCGGGTTCGAGACCGGCGTGGCGGTGATGCCGCAGGTCCGGGGCGACGACACGGACACCTACGAGAAGCCGGCGGGCCGGATCAGGGACACCCGCAAGCTGCTGACCACGGCGGCGCTCCTGATGAGCTGCTTCCTGCTGCTGTCCAGCCTGGCGACGACGATCCTGATCCCGCAAGGCGACTTCGAGAAGGGCGGCCCCGCCAACGGGCGGGCGCTCGCGTATCTGGCGCACGAGCACCTGGGCGAGGTGTTCGGCACGCTCTACGACGTCTCGACGATCGCCATCCTCTGGTTCGCCGGGGCCTCCGCGCTCGCCGGTCTTCTCAACATCGTGCCGCGCTACCTGCCGCGCTACGGCATGGCGCCCGAGTGGACGCGGGCGGTGCGGCCGCTGGTCCTCGTCTTCATGGCGATCGCGGTGGCCATCACCCTGTGGTTCAACGCCGACGTCGACGCGCAGAGCGGCGCTTACGCCACCGGCGTCCTCGTCCTGATGCTCTCCGCCGCCTTCGCCTCGACGGTCGCCGTGCGCCACCGGGGGCACCGGGCGGCCACCCTCGGCTTCGGCCTGATCACCGCCGTGTTCGCGTACACCCTGGTCACCAACGTCGTCGAGCGGCCCGACGGCATCAAGATCGCGGCGCTCTTCATCCTCGGGATCGTCCTGACGTCCTTCGCGTCCCGGGTGCACAGGGCCTTCGAACTGCGGTCGACGGGCGTGGTGTTCGACGAGACGGCGGCCCGGCTCATCGACGAGGTCGCCGCGTCGGGGCCGGTGCGGATCATCGCCAACGAACCGCAGGAGCACAGCACCGCCGAGTACCGCGCCAAGGAGTACAGCCAGCGCGAGCAGACCCACATCCCCGACGGCAAGCCCGTGCTCTTCCTGGAGGTCCTGGTCCGCAACTCCTCCGACTTCACCACCTCGCTGACGGTGTGCGGCGACGAGAAGCACCACTCGCGCAGGCTGCGGGTGGCGGGTCCCGGGGTGCCCAACACCATCGCGGCCGTCCTGATCGAGATCCGCGACCGCACGGGACAGGTCCCGCACGCCTACTTCAACTGGACCGAGGGCAATCCGATCAGCCACCTCCTGCGCTTCCTCGTCTTCGGCGACGGCGAGGTCGCGCCCGTCACCCGGGAGGTGCTGCGCCGGGCCGAGCCGGACCCGGAGAGGCGACCGCGGGTACACGTGGGCTGA